One genomic segment of Helianthus annuus cultivar XRQ/B chromosome 14, HanXRQr2.0-SUNRISE, whole genome shotgun sequence includes these proteins:
- the LOC110904985 gene encoding CDP-diacylglycerol--glycerol-3-phosphate 3-phosphatidyltransferase 2, producing the protein MPLNLLKLTSSIYLHNHHHHHHQWLRRAITTGKPRTPLQCSGWCRITQFAPQSHAINHNDNINNRLGFRRPKSFRYCSVNMESVNSDNRDRGSSGLPTLPANENGHLKPHPSQQNPSAKLLTLPTILTIARVASVPLLISTFYMDSRFGTNATTCIFIAASVTDWLDGYLARRMNLGTAFGAFLDPVADKLMVAATLVLLCTRPPEAAIFGQLPWLLTVPAIAIIGREITMSAVREWAASQGSKLSEAVAVNNLGKWKTATQMIALTILLVIRDSSFTEAGFLGATGVGFLYISAMLAVWSLVVYMKKIWRVMLM; encoded by the exons ATGCCCTTAAACCTTCTCAAACTCACCTCCTCCATCTACctccacaaccaccaccaccaccaccaccaatggCTCCGCCGGGCAATCACCACCGGAAAACCTAGAACACCTCTTCAATGCTCCGGCTGGTGCAGGATTACGCAATTTGCACCTCAATCACATGCTATTAACCACAACGATAATATTAACAACAGGTTAGGGTTTCGTCGTCCCAAAAGTTTCAGATATTGTTCCGTGAATATGGAATCTGTGAACAGTGATAATAGAGATCGTGGATCATCTGGATTGCCTACGCTACCGGCGAACGAAAACGGACATCTTAAACCTCATCCGTCGCAACAAAATCCGTCTGCAAAGTTGCTGACGTTGCCTACGATTTTGACTATTGCTCGAGTCGCATCTGTTCCTCTTTTGATTAGCA cattttatATGGATAGTCGGTTTGGAACGAATGCTACGACCTGTATTTTCATTGCTGCATCAGTTACGGATTGGCTTGATGGCTATTTAGCAAGAAGA ATGAACTTAGGAACTGCGTTTGGTGCGTTTTTGGATCCGGTGGCTGATAAG CTTATGGTTGCCGCTACATTGGTTTTGTTATGTACAAGACCTCCAGAAGCTGCTATATTTGGGCAACTACCGTGGTTATTGACTGTACCAGCAATTGCAATAATTGGCAGAGAG ATAACAATGTCCGCGGTTAGAGAATGGGCTGCTTCTCAAGGGAGTAAACTTTCGGAG GCTGTAGCTGTAAATAATTTGGGGAAGTGGaaaacagccacacaaatgattGCGTTGACCATTCTTCTTGTGATTAGAGACAGCAG CTTTACAGAAGCAGGGTTTCTGGGTGCAACGGGTGTTGGTTTTCTTTACATATCAGCTATGCTAGCCGTATGGTCATTAGTTGTGTATATGAAGAAGATATGGAGAGTAATGCTGATGTAA